From one Comamonas piscis genomic stretch:
- the bluB gene encoding 5,6-dimethylbenzimidazole synthase: MSDTIPAPIHAPTIAATAFSEAERAAVYRAIHERRDMRHFAGGQVEEAVLLRLLRAAHHAPSVGFMQPWRFIRVRHVQMRSRIHALVEEERLRTAQAMGEREADFMRLKVQGVLQAAEVLVVAMPPGREAHVFGRRTLPEMDVASTACAIQNLWLAARAEGLGMGWVSLFEPQALAQLLAMPAGAHPLAVLCLGPVEAYYAEPMLQQERWASRAPLQDMLMDDCWQGAGAGASADQGQQP, translated from the coding sequence ATGAGCGATACCATCCCCGCCCCTATCCACGCACCCACGATTGCGGCCACCGCCTTTAGCGAGGCAGAGCGCGCAGCCGTCTACCGCGCCATCCATGAGCGGCGCGATATGCGCCACTTTGCCGGTGGCCAGGTCGAAGAGGCCGTGCTGCTGCGCCTGCTGCGGGCAGCTCACCATGCGCCCAGCGTCGGCTTTATGCAGCCCTGGCGCTTTATCCGCGTGCGCCATGTGCAGATGCGCAGCCGCATCCATGCGCTGGTCGAAGAAGAGCGCCTGCGCACTGCCCAGGCGATGGGCGAGCGCGAGGCCGACTTTATGCGGCTCAAGGTGCAGGGCGTCCTGCAGGCGGCTGAGGTGCTGGTGGTTGCCATGCCGCCCGGCCGCGAGGCCCATGTGTTTGGCCGCCGCACCTTGCCCGAGATGGATGTCGCCAGCACTGCCTGCGCCATCCAGAACCTGTGGCTGGCCGCGCGCGCCGAAGGGTTAGGCATGGGATGGGTATCGCTGTTCGAGCCCCAAGCGCTGGCGCAGCTGCTGGCCATGCCTGCCGGCGCGCACCCGCTGGCCGTTTTGTGCCTGGGCCCTGTGGAGGCCTACTATGCCGAGCCCATGCTGCAGCAAGAGCGCTGGGCCAGCCGCGCGCCTTTGCAGGACATGCTGATGGATGATTGCTGGCAGGGCGCTGGCGCAGGCGCATCGGCAGACCAAGGGCAGCAGCCATGA
- the cobO gene encoding cob(I)yrinic acid a,c-diamide adenosyltransferase, translating to MQIETPPSEKPYEKPEGERRGLVIVNTGDGKGKTTAAFGLAFRATGRGKAVKVYQFMKVPTARFGEHRLSEQVGLPVEGLGDGFSWKSRDLDHSGQLAREGWEKAKAAILSGDYFLVVLDEVTYPLIYGWLPLQEVLDTLAARPKEVHVCITGRRCPQEIIDVADTVTEMTMIKHAFKAGIPAQRGIED from the coding sequence ATGCAGATTGAAACGCCACCCAGCGAAAAGCCTTATGAAAAGCCCGAGGGCGAGCGCCGTGGCCTGGTGATTGTCAACACCGGTGATGGCAAGGGCAAAACCACGGCGGCCTTTGGCTTGGCCTTCCGCGCAACAGGGCGGGGCAAGGCGGTGAAGGTCTACCAGTTCATGAAGGTGCCGACGGCCCGTTTTGGCGAGCACCGCCTGTCTGAACAAGTGGGCCTGCCGGTCGAAGGCCTGGGGGATGGATTCAGCTGGAAGAGCCGCGATCTCGACCACAGCGGCCAACTGGCGCGCGAAGGCTGGGAAAAGGCCAAGGCAGCCATCCTGTCGGGCGACTATTTTCTGGTGGTGCTCGACGAGGTCACTTACCCGCTGATCTATGGCTGGCTGCCTCTGCAGGAGGTGCTGGACACCTTGGCCGCACGCCCCAAGGAGGTGCATGTCTGCATCACCGGCCGGCGCTGCCCGCAGGAGATCATCGATGTGGCCGACACCGTCACCGAGATGACGATGATCAAGCATGCGTTCAAGGCCGGCATCCCGGCGCAGCGCGGCATTGAAGACTGA
- a CDS encoding ABC transporter ATP-binding protein, with amino-acid sequence MPATATTAALSATNIHAAVPARTILHGVNAAFAQGCWTSIVGPNGAGKSSLLKVLGGLWPAAHWQGEVALLGKDLQRWPRKQRAQSLAWLGQGEVVTQELTVMDVAMLGRLPHQPWFAASSSEDHAVVEQCLRAAHAWDWRHRPVAELSGGERQRVLLARAMAVQAPVLLMDEPLANLDPPHQTDWVDSMRALTAQGTTVVSVLHEISVALLADHMLVLQAGRVLHQGRCDDPATHAALEAVFDHRIQVRAMDGVWMALPRTATAAQAGERLR; translated from the coding sequence ATGCCCGCCACTGCGACCACGGCTGCGCTGAGCGCCACCAACATCCATGCCGCTGTGCCTGCGCGGACGATTCTGCACGGGGTCAACGCCGCGTTTGCACAAGGCTGCTGGACCAGCATTGTTGGCCCCAATGGCGCGGGCAAATCGAGCTTGCTCAAGGTGCTGGGCGGCTTGTGGCCGGCTGCACATTGGCAGGGGGAGGTGGCGCTGTTAGGCAAGGATTTGCAGCGCTGGCCGCGCAAGCAGCGGGCCCAGTCGCTGGCCTGGCTGGGCCAGGGCGAGGTGGTGACGCAGGAGCTGACGGTAATGGATGTGGCCATGCTGGGCCGCCTGCCGCACCAGCCCTGGTTTGCGGCGTCCAGCAGCGAGGACCATGCCGTCGTCGAGCAATGCCTGCGAGCAGCGCATGCCTGGGACTGGCGCCACCGGCCGGTGGCCGAGCTGTCGGGCGGCGAGCGCCAGCGCGTGCTGCTGGCCCGCGCGATGGCCGTGCAGGCCCCCGTGCTGCTGATGGATGAGCCGCTGGCCAACCTGGACCCACCGCACCAGACCGACTGGGTGGACAGCATGCGGGCCTTGACGGCCCAGGGCACCACTGTGGTCAGCGTGCTGCATGAGATATCCGTCGCACTGCTGGCCGACCATATGCTGGTGCTGCAAGCGGGCAGGGTGCTGCACCAAGGCCGCTGTGATGACCCTGCCACCCATGCCGCGCTGGAAGCGGTGTTTGACCACCGCATCCAGGTGCGTGCGATGGATGGCGTGTGGATGGCCCTGCCGCGCACGGCCACCGCTGCGCAAGCCGGCGAGCGCCTGCGCTGA
- a CDS encoding FecCD family ABC transporter permease: protein MALVLLVLSVVLLLVGASVGSTGWESVLRMRDDPTSWQIVVDIRLPRSLGAWLAGGLLGLAGAVAQGLFRNPLADPYLLGSASGASLGSALGLVLLGSSVTSLNLFYRLGMTGMAFVGAACAVALTVVLARNVQNTLRLLLAGVIVGVVLGAMRDLLELRHPDILQAMQAFTLGTSAFVGWEGCALMAAVLLLCVLATWCCARVLDGLTLGEATAASLGLPLAPLRYGLVAVLALATGTSVAQTGLIAFVGLAAPHLVRSLVQVGHGRSTALAAAMGGVLLLAADILARWLVAPQELPVGVLTAALGGTYLLWRMHRSTRSAGGI, encoded by the coding sequence TTGGCGCTGGTGCTGCTGGTGCTCAGCGTCGTGCTGCTGCTGGTGGGCGCCAGTGTGGGCAGCACCGGTTGGGAGAGTGTGCTGCGCATGCGCGATGACCCGACCTCCTGGCAAATCGTGGTCGATATCCGCCTGCCGCGCTCTTTGGGCGCCTGGCTCGCTGGTGGCCTGCTGGGCCTGGCGGGGGCCGTGGCCCAGGGCCTGTTTCGCAACCCGCTGGCTGATCCGTATTTGCTGGGCAGTGCCTCCGGCGCCTCGCTGGGCAGTGCGCTGGGCCTGGTGCTGCTGGGCTCGTCCGTCACCAGCCTGAATCTGTTCTACCGCCTGGGCATGACGGGCATGGCCTTTGTCGGCGCGGCCTGTGCGGTGGCGCTGACGGTGGTGTTGGCGCGCAATGTACAAAACACTTTGCGCCTGCTGCTAGCTGGCGTGATCGTTGGCGTGGTGCTGGGCGCCATGCGCGATCTGCTGGAGCTGCGCCACCCCGATATTTTGCAGGCCATGCAGGCCTTTACCCTGGGTACCTCGGCCTTTGTCGGCTGGGAGGGCTGCGCGCTGATGGCCGCCGTGTTGCTGCTCTGTGTGCTGGCCACCTGGTGCTGCGCCCGCGTGCTCGATGGCCTGACCCTGGGCGAGGCGACTGCTGCCAGCCTGGGCCTGCCGCTGGCGCCGCTGCGCTATGGGCTGGTAGCGGTGCTGGCCCTGGCCACCGGCACCTCCGTCGCGCAGACCGGGCTGATTGCCTTTGTGGGCCTGGCCGCTCCCCACCTGGTGCGCAGCCTGGTGCAAGTGGGCCATGGCCGTAGCACCGCGCTGGCTGCCGCGATGGGCGGTGTGCTGCTGCTGGCCGCCGATATCTTGGCGCGCTGGCTGGTGGCCCCGCAAGAGCTGCCGGTGGGCGTGCTCACCGCCGCGCTGGGCGGTACCTATTTGCTGTGGCGCATGCACCGCAGCACCCGTTCGGCAGGAGGCATTTGA
- a CDS encoding ABC transporter substrate-binding protein codes for MASRPLLRKALACVALMISLPMAHAAQAASVDELRLAPFANAPVWKDQDLVRPAAIVDDRGRKVQLDKPPKRIVSLLPSLTESTCALGLCDRLVGVDRYSDWPASVKKLPVVGGGLDPSVESVVALKPDVVLLSDASKAAERLQALGLKVVALDVKSKADIHRVLGTLGQLLGVPQAQGADRVWRDLESGIDAVVRELPERTRHTRVYFEVSRGPYAAGPQSFIGETLTQLGVDNVVPAELGPFPRLSPEFLLRAQPDVIMLGNRSMQAATSYPGWNNLQAVKAGRVCVFSDEESYAIVRPGPRMALAAALMARCLADKAPSQLAVAR; via the coding sequence ATGGCTTCCCGTCCCCTTCTGCGAAAAGCGCTGGCCTGTGTGGCGCTGATGATCTCATTGCCGATGGCGCATGCCGCGCAGGCGGCCAGTGTCGATGAACTGCGGCTCGCTCCTTTTGCCAATGCGCCGGTCTGGAAGGACCAGGACCTGGTCAGGCCCGCCGCCATCGTCGATGACCGGGGCCGCAAAGTGCAGCTGGACAAGCCGCCCAAGCGCATTGTCAGCCTCTTGCCATCGCTGACCGAGAGCACCTGCGCGCTGGGCCTCTGCGATCGCCTGGTGGGGGTGGACCGCTATTCGGACTGGCCCGCCTCGGTCAAGAAGCTGCCGGTGGTAGGCGGCGGGCTGGACCCAAGCGTGGAATCCGTTGTGGCGCTCAAGCCCGATGTGGTGCTGCTGTCCGATGCGTCGAAGGCAGCAGAGCGCTTGCAAGCGCTGGGCCTGAAGGTGGTGGCGCTGGATGTGAAATCCAAGGCCGATATCCACCGGGTGCTGGGCACCTTGGGCCAGCTGCTGGGCGTGCCCCAGGCGCAGGGCGCAGACCGGGTCTGGCGTGACTTGGAATCGGGCATTGATGCGGTGGTGCGCGAGTTGCCCGAGCGCACGCGCCATACCCGGGTCTACTTTGAAGTGAGCCGGGGCCCCTATGCGGCCGGCCCCCAGTCCTTTATTGGCGAGACCCTGACCCAGCTGGGCGTGGACAATGTTGTGCCCGCCGAGCTGGGCCCCTTTCCCCGGCTGAGCCCGGAGTTTTTGCTGCGCGCCCAGCCCGATGTGATCATGCTCGGCAACCGCAGCATGCAGGCTGCCACCAGTTACCCGGGCTGGAACAACTTGCAGGCCGTCAAGGCGGGCCGTGTCTGCGTGTTCAGCGATGAAGAGTCGTATGCGATTGTGCGCCCCGGCCCGCGCATGGCCCTGGCGGCGGCGCTGATGGCACGCTGCCTGGCTGACAAGGCGCCAAGCCAGCTTGCGGTGGCGCGTTGA
- a CDS encoding bifunctional adenosylcobinamide kinase/adenosylcobinamide-phosphate guanylyltransferase: MDASIFQVDGAPLKLLLLGGQKSGKSRQAELLARAWLQADAGRSASLVATGTAYDAEMEERIARHQRDRRERVPQLATLEAPRDVAQLLQAHSRPDHLLVVDCLTLWLTNWLMPMEPSEVAPAQAWQAQCDAFIAALQAAPGPVILVSNEIGLGVIPMGREVRAFVDALGLLNQQAAAACNRVQLMAAGLPLQMK, encoded by the coding sequence ATGGATGCATCTATATTCCAAGTCGATGGAGCGCCGCTGAAGCTGCTGCTGCTGGGCGGGCAGAAATCGGGCAAATCGCGCCAGGCCGAGCTGCTGGCGCGTGCCTGGTTGCAGGCCGATGCTGGCCGCAGCGCCAGCCTGGTTGCTACCGGCACCGCCTATGACGCGGAGATGGAGGAGCGCATTGCGCGCCACCAGCGAGACCGCCGCGAGCGCGTGCCGCAACTGGCCACCTTGGAAGCGCCGCGCGACGTCGCCCAGCTGCTGCAGGCCCACAGCCGGCCAGATCACCTGTTGGTGGTCGATTGCCTCACCCTGTGGCTCACCAACTGGCTGATGCCCATGGAGCCATCGGAGGTTGCGCCTGCACAAGCGTGGCAGGCGCAGTGCGATGCCTTTATCGCTGCCTTGCAGGCTGCGCCGGGCCCCGTCATTCTGGTCAGCAATGAGATTGGCTTGGGTGTCATCCCGATGGGCCGCGAGGTGCGCGCCTTTGTCGATGCGCTGGGTCTGCTGAACCAGCAAGCGGCGGCAGCCTGCAACCGCGTACAACTGATGGCAGCGGGCTTGCCCCTGCAGATGAAATGA
- a CDS encoding cobyrinate a,c-diamide synthase, translated as MTDTTVQHAPTAPCVALLIAAPASGQGKTTVTAALARLHARQGRRVQVFKCGPDFLDPQWLRLASGQPVHALDRWMNGEADVRARLFEAAQSNDVLLIEGVMGLFDGANSAAELAKSLGISAVVVVDASAMAATFGAIAHGLQHYDPGLQLAGVLANRVATAHHGEMLRSGLRDPALWLGAMNQISLDAAKPRANLLPERHLGLVAAHELHDAAERLDAAANVLAHTPLGQLSWQEWQQRWTVAFTAPAAAAPVPAWLAGRRIAVARDAAFSFIYTANLECLQAMGAELAFFSPIAGERLPTCDALWLPGGYPELHLQALKANAGLQLDLQAHLEQRKTVWAECGGMVALAEGLTDLDSRWHSLWGLLPAQAVMQQRLAGLGMQQLLTPWGMLRGHTFHYSKLQSEAQEVARSSRPGQAAESGKGEAVYQQGSIHASYFHAWFPSCPQAVAALLGVEMPVVDPQAWRCEALNA; from the coding sequence ATGACAGACACAACGGTTCAGCACGCACCAACGGCCCCATGCGTGGCACTGCTGATTGCAGCGCCCGCATCCGGCCAGGGCAAGACCACGGTGACAGCGGCCTTGGCCCGCCTGCATGCCCGCCAGGGCCGGCGGGTGCAGGTGTTCAAATGCGGCCCGGATTTTCTCGATCCGCAGTGGCTGCGCCTGGCCAGTGGCCAGCCGGTGCATGCGCTGGATCGCTGGATGAACGGCGAGGCGGATGTGCGCGCCCGCCTTTTTGAGGCCGCGCAGAGCAATGATGTGCTGCTGATCGAAGGCGTGATGGGCCTGTTTGATGGCGCCAACAGCGCCGCCGAGCTGGCCAAGTCGCTGGGCATATCCGCCGTGGTGGTCGTCGATGCATCTGCCATGGCCGCTACCTTTGGCGCCATTGCCCATGGCTTGCAGCACTATGACCCGGGCCTGCAGCTGGCTGGCGTGCTGGCCAACCGCGTGGCCACCGCCCACCATGGCGAGATGCTGCGCAGCGGCCTGCGCGACCCGGCCCTGTGGCTGGGTGCGATGAACCAGATCAGCCTGGATGCCGCCAAGCCGCGCGCCAACCTGCTGCCCGAGCGCCATCTGGGCCTCGTCGCCGCCCATGAACTGCACGATGCCGCCGAGCGCCTGGATGCAGCCGCCAATGTGCTGGCCCACACGCCGCTGGGACAGCTGAGTTGGCAGGAGTGGCAGCAGCGCTGGACGGTGGCCTTTACCGCGCCTGCTGCTGCCGCGCCGGTGCCCGCCTGGCTGGCCGGGCGGCGCATTGCGGTGGCCCGCGATGCCGCTTTCAGCTTTATCTACACCGCCAATCTGGAATGCCTGCAGGCCATGGGCGCCGAGCTGGCCTTTTTCTCGCCGATTGCGGGCGAGCGTCTCCCCACCTGCGATGCGCTGTGGCTGCCCGGCGGCTACCCGGAGCTGCACCTGCAGGCGCTCAAGGCCAATGCAGGCCTGCAGCTCGATCTGCAAGCGCACCTGGAGCAGCGCAAGACCGTGTGGGCCGAATGCGGCGGCATGGTGGCGCTGGCCGAAGGCCTGACCGATCTGGACAGCCGCTGGCATAGCTTGTGGGGCTTGCTGCCGGCGCAGGCTGTTATGCAGCAGCGTTTGGCCGGCCTGGGCATGCAGCAGTTGCTGACGCCCTGGGGCATGCTGCGCGGCCATACCTTTCACTATTCCAAACTGCAGAGCGAGGCCCAGGAAGTGGCGCGCAGCAGCCGCCCGGGCCAAGCGGCCGAAAGCGGCAAGGGCGAAGCCGTCTACCAGCAGGGCAGCATCCATGCCAGCTATTTCCATGCCTGGTTCCCCTCATGCCCGCAGGCGGTGGCCGCCTTGCTGGGGGTGGAGATGCCGGTGGTTGATCCGCAGGCCTGGCGCTGCGAAGCGTTGAACGCCTAA
- a CDS encoding TonB-dependent receptor domain-containing protein: MLSSLLLTRPCARPALTPGSRLVPSASTLALAVVAALPLLSLPAQAQQAQPGADTEGKNLQEMVVTANRIAQPLSDLVADMSIIDSQTIAKQGPGSVADVLARVPGIQISRNGGPGTTTSVFLRGADSRFTAVYVDGVRMDSQSTGGASWQSIPLALIDRIEVLRGPAAAVYGSDAMGGVVQIFTKKGEGGVPQPYVGLGFGNRGTFTAEAGISGGADGWDYALGLNRSQTDGFNARTVATANPDKDDYRSNAVSGRLGYQINRQHRLEATLLASDVNSGYDSSLTEDDRSLNKMHALGLNWQAQWTEQYSTKLQFTQSRDYYETRPSPYQTDTRLQNYLFQNEWRLGVHTLTAALERRDDALTNGGIDRDRHQNALALGYGLNSGPHTVQLNLRRDDDSEFGGKTTGSAAYGYAFATNWRATATVGSAFRVPTLYQRFSEYGDASLRPEKSRNAELGLRWAQGADSFSATAYRNRITNLINFSSPGSCDSEFGCYANVGKARLEGITLAATTKLGAFNLHGSVDFQNPRDTENDKLLARRAKRYATLGAETRAAGWTWAADMQTSAKRFDNAANTNVLGGYTLFNLSAQTEVAKDVNLIARINNLADKRYQTARTYATEGRSVYVGVKWMPR, encoded by the coding sequence ATGTTGTCCTCACTGCTTCTGACACGCCCTTGCGCGCGTCCCGCTCTCACGCCCGGCTCCCGCCTTGTCCCATCTGCGTCCACCCTGGCTTTGGCCGTGGTAGCCGCACTGCCTTTGTTGTCGCTGCCAGCGCAAGCACAGCAGGCCCAGCCGGGGGCAGATACAGAGGGTAAGAATCTGCAAGAGATGGTGGTGACCGCCAACCGCATTGCGCAGCCGCTGTCCGATCTGGTGGCCGATATGTCCATCATCGATTCGCAAACGATTGCAAAACAGGGCCCCGGCAGCGTAGCCGATGTGCTGGCGCGGGTGCCGGGCATCCAGATTTCGCGCAATGGCGGGCCGGGTACGACCACCAGCGTGTTCCTCCGTGGCGCGGATTCGCGCTTTACTGCCGTCTATGTCGATGGTGTGCGCATGGATTCGCAGTCGACCGGTGGCGCTTCCTGGCAGTCCATCCCTTTGGCCTTGATCGACCGCATTGAAGTGCTGCGCGGCCCCGCCGCTGCCGTGTACGGCTCGGACGCAATGGGCGGCGTGGTGCAGATCTTTACCAAGAAGGGCGAGGGCGGCGTGCCCCAACCCTATGTGGGCCTGGGCTTTGGCAACCGGGGCACCTTCACGGCCGAGGCCGGCATCTCTGGCGGCGCCGACGGCTGGGATTACGCGCTGGGCCTGAACCGTTCGCAGACCGATGGCTTCAACGCCCGCACCGTGGCCACCGCCAACCCGGACAAGGACGACTACCGCAGCAATGCAGTCAGCGGCCGCCTGGGCTACCAGATCAACCGCCAGCACCGGCTGGAGGCCACCTTGCTGGCCAGCGATGTCAACTCGGGCTATGACAGCAGCCTGACCGAGGACGACCGCAGCCTCAACAAGATGCATGCGCTGGGTCTGAACTGGCAGGCGCAGTGGACAGAGCAATACAGCACCAAGCTGCAGTTCACCCAGTCGCGCGACTATTACGAAACCCGTCCATCACCTTACCAGACGGACACCCGGCTGCAGAACTACCTGTTTCAGAACGAATGGCGCCTGGGCGTGCACACCTTGACGGCCGCGCTGGAGCGGCGCGACGACGCGCTGACCAATGGCGGCATTGACCGCGACCGCCACCAGAATGCGCTGGCACTGGGCTATGGCCTGAACAGCGGCCCGCATACGGTGCAGCTGAACCTGCGCCGGGATGACGACAGCGAGTTTGGCGGCAAGACCACCGGCAGCGCCGCCTACGGCTATGCCTTTGCGACGAACTGGCGCGCCACGGCGACGGTGGGCTCGGCCTTCCGCGTGCCCACGCTCTACCAGCGCTTCAGCGAATATGGCGATGCATCGCTGCGCCCCGAGAAAAGCCGCAATGCCGAGCTGGGCCTGCGCTGGGCGCAAGGTGCCGACAGCTTCTCGGCCACCGCCTACCGCAACCGGATCACCAACCTGATCAATTTCTCGTCGCCCGGCAGCTGCGACAGCGAATTTGGCTGCTATGCCAACGTGGGCAAGGCGCGCTTGGAGGGCATTACCTTGGCGGCCACCACCAAGCTGGGGGCTTTCAACCTGCATGGCTCGGTCGACTTCCAGAACCCGCGCGATACCGAAAACGACAAGCTGCTGGCGCGCCGCGCCAAGCGCTATGCCACCCTGGGCGCCGAGACCCGTGCAGCAGGATGGACCTGGGCCGCCGATATGCAGACCAGCGCCAAGCGCTTTGACAATGCCGCCAACACCAATGTGCTGGGCGGCTACACCTTGTTCAACCTGTCGGCGCAGACCGAGGTGGCCAAGGATGTCAACCTGATTGCCCGGATCAACAACCTGGCCGACAAGCGCTACCAGACCGCCCGCACCTATGCCACCGAAGGGCGCAGCGTGTATGTGGGTGTCAAGTGGATGCCGCGTTGA
- a CDS encoding DUF904 domain-containing protein: MATTPSTDLMLERVEALLSRHEALQRAHAQLQEQVTTLTQERDSLQSRLTAARARVDALIERLPKTFDQDD, translated from the coding sequence ATGGCCACTACGCCTTCTACGGATCTGATGCTTGAGCGGGTGGAAGCCCTGCTGAGCCGGCATGAGGCCTTGCAACGTGCCCATGCTCAGCTGCAAGAGCAGGTCACCACCCTGACCCAGGAGCGCGACTCCCTCCAATCGCGCCTGACAGCAGCCCGCGCCCGCGTGGACGCGCTGATCGAACGCCTGCCCAAGACCTTTGACCAGGACGACTGA
- a CDS encoding cell division protein ZapA yields MKQLEVHIMQQSYMLGCPEGQEARLMAAVKHVDGAMSGIRDAGKIRGRERIAVLAALNVAFDLLDLQVQNSALSETADALQAQAAAQTAAMADVQAAPGPQASLDWDEPRLQSVMQRLDAALAPSPAQSPDASASTP; encoded by the coding sequence ATGAAGCAGCTTGAAGTACACATCATGCAGCAAAGCTATATGCTGGGCTGCCCCGAAGGCCAGGAAGCGCGCCTGATGGCCGCTGTCAAGCATGTGGATGGCGCCATGAGCGGCATCCGCGATGCGGGTAAGATTCGCGGCCGCGAACGCATTGCTGTGCTGGCTGCCCTCAACGTAGCCTTTGATCTGCTGGATCTGCAAGTGCAAAACAGCGCGCTGAGCGAGACCGCCGATGCGCTGCAGGCGCAAGCAGCCGCCCAGACAGCCGCGATGGCCGACGTGCAAGCGGCCCCTGGCCCGCAGGCCAGCCTGGACTGGGATGAGCCCCGGCTGCAGTCCGTGATGCAACGCCTGGACGCCGCTCTCGCTCCATCGCCCGCCCAAAGCCCCGACGCTTCAGCTTCCACACCCTGA
- a CDS encoding sulfite exporter TauE/SafE family protein, producing the protein MADLLVLLPLSILGLIGGFLAGLLGIGGGMVLVPFITYILGTQGVAPELAIKMAIATSMATIVFTSLSSVRAHHQHGAVRWDLVKRLAPGIVLGGLLASLGIFALLKGSYLGLFFGLFIGYSALRMFRKPNGKAMRQMPGTAGLVAAGGVIGCLSGLVGAGGAFISVPFMTWCSVPMHNAVATSSALGFPIAVTNVIGFMVAGLHLQGLPPHSLGYIWLPGLAAIATCSVLTAPLGARAAHRLPVAQLKKIFGAILLCLAVYMLYKSLAALSG; encoded by the coding sequence ATGGCTGATTTACTCGTGTTGCTGCCGCTGTCCATCCTGGGCCTGATAGGTGGATTTCTGGCCGGTTTGCTGGGCATTGGGGGCGGCATGGTGCTGGTGCCCTTTATCACCTACATCCTCGGCACCCAAGGCGTGGCGCCCGAGCTGGCCATCAAGATGGCGATTGCCACGTCGATGGCGACCATTGTCTTTACTTCCCTGTCCAGCGTGCGCGCCCACCACCAGCATGGCGCCGTGCGCTGGGACCTTGTCAAACGGCTGGCCCCCGGCATTGTGCTGGGCGGGCTGCTGGCCAGCCTGGGGATTTTTGCGCTGCTCAAAGGCAGTTATCTGGGTTTGTTCTTTGGCCTCTTTATCGGCTACTCGGCACTGCGCATGTTCCGCAAACCCAACGGCAAGGCGATGCGGCAAATGCCTGGCACCGCCGGGCTGGTGGCAGCTGGCGGCGTGATTGGCTGCCTCTCGGGCCTGGTGGGTGCCGGAGGCGCCTTTATCAGCGTGCCTTTTATGACCTGGTGCAGCGTGCCCATGCACAATGCGGTGGCCACCAGCTCGGCGCTGGGTTTTCCGATTGCGGTCACCAATGTCATCGGCTTCATGGTGGCTGGCCTGCATCTGCAGGGCCTGCCACCGCATTCGCTGGGCTATATCTGGCTGCCGGGCCTGGCCGCCATTGCCACCTGCAGCGTGCTGACGGCGCCCCTGGGCGCCCGCGCTGCCCACCGCCTGCCGGTGGCCCAGCTCAAAAAGATCTTTGGCGCCATCTTGCTGTGCCTGGCGGTCTACATGCTCTACAAGAGCCTGGCGGCCTTGTCAGGCTAA